TGATGTCTTTATTAGCGGTCATTTTTGAAAGAGCAGCAGTCTTGCTTGCTCTCTGAGAACGGGCACCAACTGTAGTAGGAACAGAAGGGACGATGGTGTTCGGCGAAGATTCATCATCAGAGGATGATGATTCACGCCTCACTCGCCTCCTTGTACGAGCCGCCCTGGTTGAGCATGGGACCGGTGTCTGTGGCACGGCAATGAGATTATTGACATCCAGCTTGAAGTCCACTCGCAACCTCTCTGCATCATACATGGAGAAAAAGGAAGGTGACAAAACTGTAAGGGGAAGTATCTTAATTAAGTGCTAGCCAAAATTATATAAGCAAAGTACCGTAATGTACTGATCAAACTAGTTCTACTGCACATAAAGCATTATTTGCTGTTACCTACTGGAGAGTCACCGCCATAATCTACAGGAACCATTCGAAGctggacaaaaagaaagaagttctCAAAAATTGTTTGACTAAGGTCATTAGTCCTCACCAAATATAACATCAGCTTGCTCCTGCAAAAGTTCTTGATCTGGATGCCTATCTAGTGCCTTCAGACGTTCAGAGAACTGCTTCATATCCTTCACAAGATCTTTCTCTGTTGCCACAATTACCAACGCATGGTTTAAAAGACTCCTCAGTAACTTCACTGCTTCTTGATCTGATGACCCCAAATTAAGCAACACAAGTACTCTACAGAGTGCCGCAATATATGACCTCTCGGCAGCTGTCTTTTTACCAGGGAAACGAGCAACCttaagaaaagcaagaaaaaaataagactGGGAGGACGAGAATTTAAGATACCTGAGAGCAATGTTAAGAGCAAAGTTATCTAGGATTTAAATGCCTATTGCCTATAGCTCAGATATGGACGTAGTGAGTTGCTTGAGCTCTTTCAGGGTCATTAAAAGCATGGATATCTAGGGGATTGGTCCTGTTAAAATAATTCATCACCAGTAATGAAATGACAATTAGAAAATCGATCTAGTCAGCAGctgcaaaaattataattttgaggACATCCTCCTAGTCACGGACCATAAAAGCACTTCTATTGAAAAACTAATGTGTTTAATGCCTCTTAACATTCGGACCTAGCATTGAAATATGATGGTAACATGCAATTGAGAAACTTACCTCTGCTGCTATGCGTATGGCGAGCCCCTCTTCCCCATTCTCAAGATTGGACTGCGCAAAGCCATTTGTGGCCTCAGCAGAATTTGGATTACCATCCTGTGCTTCAGTCTCCTTTGGGTACATGGGAGTTTGCATCATTTGGAGCATAAAACGTGAAGCTTGGATGGCACGTTTCCGCATGCTAGACACCACAGATGGAGAATTTCCAGTATTGTTATCGATCCCTGGCCACATTGATCGCATAACTGGAATGAAAGCCTTGCATAAGACTTCCTGCATTTAGGGAGATAACTATCTATTCATAAGAAAAGAGATGCAATCCTCCTCGATACGTGCAGTAATTCATTGAAGAAGCTGGAAACTTTCTACGAGAATCCATAACTTGCCTTATTATGAACAGAGAGAGCTGGGTAATGCTCGAAAAACACTGACAAGCATTGTCTCAACCTAGCAGGTAACAAAAATAATAGAGTGAAGAGGGTGAGACGTGAAATACAGGAGGATGAAAGGGATGACAATGAAAATTATGAGGTTAAAAACCAGTATACCTATGCAGGTCCTTCGTCTCATTGCTAAAATACAGGCAGATAAGTCTCCTTAGCACAGAAGCTTGTGAATTTTTTGATATGCTTGGATACTTGTCATTTAAGAGAAGCATCTTTGCAAGCCCCTCACCAAGAACAGCACAAACTGACTCATTTTCATCACTTACAACTTTCACCCATTCGTCTCTGTCAAAACCACCACATAAGAGATTAAGTGCATCAGTGTTTACACTTTCCTCCATGTCTGAACCATTGCTGGGCAGAGAATCCACTTTTTGGATTTCAAACTGTGTTGAATCATCATTCCCCAGGGCTCTGTCGATTTCTTGTGGACCATGCCACATCATCAGATCTACTAAAGCCCGACAAGCCTCTCTGCTGATAAGAGGAGGACCCTTGATTAAAGATAGCCTTAATTGCTTTACAAGATCTTCGCTTGGCTTCCTCTCTAACAACCCAAAGAGACCAAGGCATCTGGTAGCAACCCTTTGCACATCCAAGTGAACATGCTTTGCCTGCAAATCAAACTCTTGAAAATGTGAgaactcttttcttttccaaaagtaTGACACTGACCAATACAAAGTCATATATAGATGAATATTAGATGCAGGGTAGCTTGGaacttttttccccttttttgtgGGCATAGATAGCTCAAGTCTTAGGGAGGCAAGATATCACAGTCAACATCAATCATTCTCCACATTCCTCAATGATAACCAAACTTATAAGTTCAGTTCCATCATCTCCCAGTCACAATTGCCACTACCTACAATGGAACTTTTTAAGCAATGCAGATTTCTCAGTGTTGTCACGTTCAAAGAAATACACAACTGAATCAGATTATTCTGAGTAAATTAAGTTGCTCTTACAAAATTTAAACTGCACAAGATGCTTTTTGAGTTAAACTCAAACTCTTGATGTCACCCAGAAACTGATTGGCTTTCAAGTAAATTTTAGCTCAAGTCTCTAAAATATATAGAGCAAGAATCCTGAGAGGACTGACTAGATGGAAATAAACAAATTATATAGAAGCTTCTGCTTAATTCTTACCCCTGGAAGCAACAAGGATCGAAGTATCTCTTCAGATTCAATAGCCTTGCCTTGAAGCCAGCGGAGTGATTTTGAATTCTCTAAAAGAAGACTAGTCACAGCTAGGCAATGCATCCACTGCAGAAAGTCAGCAGCTCTTTCCCTGCAAGGCTGAGCAAGTTCTTCTACAACCTGAGAGAAAACTTCTTCAAATTCACCAGCAACACAATGAACTTTCCTGGCCAAACCAGTAACTGCTGTTGCCCATTCTCTGTCTCCACCAAGATTTATACCATCTCCTATGGCAACCATATTTCCTCCATCATCTAATTCATGTTCGAGAGGCTTCTGCAGTAATTCTTGCACAAAGATTCTGGCAACTTTCCTATTTGTAGCATCGGAAAAATCAAGACTGGTACCAACCAACAATAGCTGCCGTGAAGTAAACCGATAGTTTGGCCCTGAAAAGGaccaacaaatcaaaatatacacaTGAAACAAACTTCCCTTGTGTATGATGCGATTAAATTTCCTACCAGCGCCAATATGAACcttgactaaattgatatagtCAGATACTGTTGCAGGAAGTATTCTCTCTAGTAGGTCATTATCATCTGAAGCTTTTGCTGCATATACTGCCGCTTCAGTGCCCATTGTTGAAGCAGCTTCAGAGCCTTTTTCCTGATTTAAATAATTGCAATAAATCTCAGAAGGCAAAATATAActcaagaaaataattgcaTGCTAACTACTAGGGAAACAAGATAATACATAAGATTTGTTGAGAGAGATCATAAACCAAGGAATCCAAGAGTTCGACTAAGCATGGAGcacaacatattaaaatctgTCATTAACCATCAGTAGCAAGTAGCCACTAATATGACTTTGGATTGGTAAGAAATGTTCACCAAAATAACACTAGGCTTTTTCAAGCAAAGCCAACCGACAAAAATTGATTGTGTTGCTTGAGCATACCCCAAAACCTACTATTCAAGTGAGAAGAGTAAGTATACCACCACAGGTCACAAATAAGCAAGTGTTTTATACATGTTACCTACAATGTTAGAAATACCTCATTCTATAATACAGCTTCCTCACTTCAAACATTCTCTGAAGTGAAGCAAACCACAGTCAAACTATGAGACTCCACATGTTGTATCAAGGAAAAACTGAATGGAGAAAAGTCTTATTCATTGATTCTCAGAGAGATCTGACCATGTCTGGATAATCCCAAAACAGcattaaccaacacacgatcatTTCTTTCCAAGTATATAATCATACAACTCAAAAGAAATCATTGCAAAGATGTAAAACAATTCATGGATAGACAGTCTTAGATATGAGAACAAGAAGATACTATTTCAGCAACAAAGCTGTATAGCATGTCTACTGCACCAGTTTGGGATGAGACTTAGAAAATTAACACATCTAGTGATAATATCTAACTCAAATAGGTCTGATGGATTTGAAGCtttccttaataaaaaaaaaagaggatgcCGTGCTTACCTTAATCGCATAATGAAAATCTATAGAATTCCATTGGAAGATGAGCCAACATCATGAAGT
The window above is part of the Eucalyptus grandis isolate ANBG69807.140 chromosome 6, ASM1654582v1, whole genome shotgun sequence genome. Proteins encoded here:
- the LOC104449731 gene encoding condensin complex subunit 3, with protein sequence MGAGAAEGDEQLLTRKIARILDEARASHATHNRKLKELAALRSHPDFFASFSRTLAPLFDFRQRNPSAERIVRFVAAFVGARAPKAASSGGCDGGAFLEKFLGFLLVAASASNKTARFRACQIISEIILRLPDDAEVDDQVWDEVIEGMILRVKDKAPVVRMFAIRALSRFVNDSENTDILDLFLEAIPLEPSAEVRKTLVLSLPPSNATSQAIIDCTLDVSDSVRKAAYCVLANKFPLQTLSIKHRTIILRRGLADRSVAVAKECLKLMRDEWLLKCCQGDPIELLKYLDVETYESVGESVMEALLKAGFVKIREDESIQHYIGPHSDKNEAGELSAGTQSIRLMEAEATLYWRVVCRHLQTEAHEKGSEAASTMGTEAAVYAAKASDDNDLLERILPATVSDYINLVKVHIGAGPNYRFTSRQLLLVGTSLDFSDATNRKVARIFVQELLQKPLEHELDDGGNMVAIGDGINLGGDREWATAVTGLARKVHCVAGEFEEVFSQVVEELAQPCRERAADFLQWMHCLAVTSLLLENSKSLRWLQGKAIESEEILRSLLLPGAKHVHLDVQRVATRCLGLFGLLERKPSEDLVKQLRLSLIKGPPLISREACRALVDLMMWHGPQEIDRALGNDDSTQFEIQKVDSLPSNGSDMEESVNTDALNLLCGGFDRDEWVKVVSDENESVCAVLGEGLAKMLLLNDKYPSISKNSQASVLRRLICLYFSNETKDLHRLRQCLSVFFEHYPALSVHNKEVLCKAFIPVMRSMWPGIDNNTGNSPSVVSSMRKRAIQASRFMLQMMQTPMYPKETEAQDGNPNSAEATNGFAQSNLENGEEGLAIRIAAEVARFPGKKTAAERSYIAALCRVLVLLNLGSSDQEAVKLLRSLLNHALVIVATEKDLVKDMKQFSERLKALDRHPDQELLQEQADVIFERLRVDFKLDVNNLIAVPQTPVPCSTRAARTRRRVRRESSSSDDESSPNTIVPSVPTTVGARSQRASKTAALSKMTANKDIRIDEEEGEESSGLTSEEDSDDSEEDAS